In a single window of the Armatimonadota bacterium genome:
- a CDS encoding NADH-quinone oxidoreductase subunit I: MNTAAVDGKKGRLEQAWEAAVGLVVGLRATLRTMFEPKATVVYPLQKVNVSHRWHGLLALPIDPETDNDKCIICFQCERVCPDRCIHIEATGKGKERVLTRFDIEMDKCCYCGLCVEVCPTEAIVFVPHYEASTYNRANLLYTLDDLHRAAPKEPIATGMIKVRGDLGAAGGRP, from the coding sequence ATGAACACGGCGGCCGTCGACGGGAAGAAGGGGCGTCTCGAACAGGCGTGGGAAGCCGCCGTGGGTCTTGTCGTCGGGCTGCGGGCGACGCTGCGCACGATGTTCGAGCCCAAGGCCACCGTGGTCTACCCGCTGCAGAAGGTGAACGTCAGCCACCGCTGGCACGGCCTGCTGGCGCTGCCCATCGATCCCGAGACGGACAACGACAAATGCATCATCTGCTTTCAGTGCGAGCGGGTCTGTCCCGACCGCTGCATCCACATTGAGGCTACGGGCAAGGGCAAGGAGCGCGTGCTGACGCGCTTCGACATCGAGATGGACAAGTGCTGCTACTGCGGGCTGTGCGTGGAGGTCTGTCCGACGGAGGCGATCGTCTTCGTCCCGCACTACGAGGCCAGCACCTACAACCGGGCCAACCTCCTCTACACACTGGACGACCTGCACCGGGCCGCCCCCAAAGAGCCCATCGCCACGGGGATGATCAAGGTGCGCGGCGACCTGGGGGCGGCCGGAGGCCGGCCATGA
- a CDS encoding transketolase has product MSGAKETTMVSEERRRELAAQLRVDSIRATTRAGSGHPTSALSAADLMAVLLDGHLRYDFSNPKDPDNDHLIFSKGHACPLLYAMFKAAGAMTDEQLMSLRTFGSPLEGHPAPVLPWIEVATGSLGQGLAIGVGLALAGKYLDRRPYRVWVLSGDSEMAEGSVWEAVEHAAFYRLSNLICIVDVNRLGQRGPTMLGWNTAAYAARAQAFGWRTIEIDGHDLGEIDDAYTRAAASTDAPVMILARTVKGKGVAAVEDRDGWHGKALPAAEAEKAIAALGGVRSITVEVRRPAPAASGPMPAAAGPLTLPSYHVGDAVATRRAYGDALRALGAARPEVVVLDGEVNNSTYAEEFARAYPDRYFEMYIAEQQMVAAAVGLQVRGYIPFASTFAAFLTRAYDFIRMAAVSRANLRLCGSHAGVSIGADGPSQMGLEDLAMMRAVGGSTVLYPCDANQTARLVAAMVDRPGIVYLRTTREKTPVIYGPDQTFPIGGSVVVRRSPRDQATIVAAGITVHEALKAAERLTAEGVAVRVIDAYSVKPIDRDTLREAARETGRVVVVEDHWPEGGLGEAVLSALAGTTPFPHVVTLGVRGMPGSGTPEELLDAAGISAGQIVRVVRALAPVGGPVRG; this is encoded by the coding sequence GTGTCTGGCGCCAAGGAGACGACGATGGTCAGTGAAGAGCGCCGGCGTGAGCTGGCGGCGCAGCTGCGCGTGGACAGCATCCGCGCCACCACCAGGGCCGGCTCCGGACACCCGACCTCCGCGCTGTCGGCGGCCGATCTCATGGCCGTGCTGCTCGACGGCCATCTGCGTTACGACTTCAGCAACCCGAAGGATCCCGACAACGACCACCTGATCTTCTCCAAGGGCCATGCCTGCCCGCTGCTCTACGCCATGTTCAAGGCCGCGGGCGCGATGACCGACGAGCAGTTGATGTCCCTGCGCACCTTCGGGAGCCCCCTGGAAGGCCATCCGGCCCCGGTGCTGCCCTGGATCGAGGTGGCCACGGGCTCGCTGGGGCAGGGGCTGGCCATCGGGGTGGGCCTGGCCCTGGCCGGCAAGTACCTGGACCGGCGTCCCTACCGGGTGTGGGTGCTCTCGGGGGACAGCGAGATGGCCGAGGGCTCGGTGTGGGAAGCGGTGGAGCATGCCGCCTTCTACCGGCTGTCCAACCTGATCTGCATCGTGGACGTGAACCGCCTCGGTCAGCGCGGCCCGACGATGCTGGGGTGGAACACCGCCGCCTACGCGGCGCGGGCCCAGGCCTTCGGCTGGCGGACCATCGAGATCGACGGCCACGACCTGGGAGAGATCGACGACGCCTACACCCGCGCCGCAGCCTCCACCGACGCCCCGGTGATGATTCTGGCCCGAACGGTGAAGGGCAAAGGGGTGGCCGCCGTGGAGGACCGGGACGGCTGGCACGGCAAGGCGCTGCCGGCCGCCGAAGCGGAGAAGGCGATCGCCGCCCTGGGAGGCGTGCGCTCCATCACCGTGGAGGTCCGGCGCCCCGCGCCGGCGGCGTCCGGCCCCATGCCGGCGGCCGCCGGCCCCCTGACCCTCCCGTCCTATCACGTTGGCGACGCCGTGGCCACGCGACGGGCCTACGGCGACGCCCTGCGCGCCCTGGGGGCGGCCCGACCGGAGGTCGTCGTCCTGGACGGGGAGGTCAACAACTCGACCTACGCCGAGGAGTTCGCCCGGGCATACCCGGACCGGTACTTCGAGATGTACATCGCCGAGCAGCAGATGGTGGCCGCCGCGGTGGGGCTGCAGGTGCGGGGCTACATCCCCTTCGCCTCGACCTTCGCCGCCTTCCTCACCCGCGCCTATGACTTCATCCGCATGGCCGCCGTCTCGCGGGCCAACCTGCGCCTGTGCGGCTCGCACGCCGGCGTGAGTATCGGCGCCGACGGCCCTTCGCAGATGGGCCTGGAGGATCTGGCGATGATGCGGGCCGTCGGGGGCAGCACGGTGTTGTACCCCTGCGACGCCAACCAGACCGCCAGACTCGTCGCCGCGATGGTCGACCGACCCGGGATCGTCTACCTGCGGACGACGCGCGAGAAGACGCCGGTGATCTACGGGCCGGATCAGACCTTTCCCATCGGCGGCAGCGTGGTGGTGCGACGCTCTCCCCGTGATCAGGCCACCATCGTGGCCGCCGGCATCACCGTCCACGAGGCCCTGAAGGCCGCAGAGCGGCTCACGGCGGAGGGGGTCGCCGTCCGCGTCATCGACGCCTACTCCGTCAAACCCATCGATCGGGACACGCTGCGGGAGGCGGCGCGGGAGACGGGTCGAGTGGTGGTCGTGGAGGATCACTGGCCGGAGGGCGGGCTGGGCGAAGCCGTGCTCTCCGCGCTCGCCGGCACGACCCCGTTTCCCCACGTCGTGACCCTCGGCGTCCGCGGGATGCCGGGGTCGGGGACGCCGGAGGAGTTGCTGGACGCCGCCGGGATCAGCGCCGGGCAGATCGTCCGGGTCGTGCGCGCCCTGGCGCCGGTGGGCGGTCCCGTCCGCGGATGA
- a CDS encoding PrsW family intramembrane metalloprotease — MDIRIMALLAALVPALLWLWFFYSRDRYEREPKSLIGKLFLWGLLSGFWAAGLNDFLSALFGPQVNAAAEGGAITLAVTLLAAMVVLAALNEETMKYLVTTNSTRNDPRFNEVVDGMIYLTTAALGFAAGENFGYIMRAFVGTFQSATEAGASGGQAGASALVAALAVTAPLRALLSSLGHVSWSGITGYVLGRRIVGGGSARSVVFGLLAASGLHAAYNLPQFLDPDEALLTPYFGLAVAVWALGVGIYFLLLRKALRASPFRRDQLARRPLAAAEAEPGG; from the coding sequence GTGGACATTCGGATCATGGCCCTGCTGGCGGCGCTGGTGCCGGCGCTGCTGTGGCTGTGGTTTTTCTACTCGCGCGACCGCTACGAGCGCGAGCCGAAGTCCCTCATCGGCAAGCTGTTCCTGTGGGGGCTGCTCTCCGGATTCTGGGCGGCGGGATTGAACGACTTCCTCTCCGCCCTCTTCGGCCCGCAGGTGAACGCGGCGGCAGAAGGAGGGGCGATCACGCTCGCCGTGACCTTGCTCGCGGCGATGGTCGTCCTGGCCGCGCTGAACGAGGAGACGATGAAGTATCTCGTCACCACCAACAGCACGCGGAACGATCCCCGCTTCAACGAAGTCGTGGATGGCATGATCTACCTGACCACCGCCGCCCTGGGGTTCGCCGCGGGGGAGAACTTCGGCTACATCATGCGGGCCTTCGTCGGGACGTTTCAGTCGGCGACGGAAGCCGGCGCCTCCGGCGGGCAGGCCGGTGCCAGCGCCCTTGTCGCCGCTCTTGCCGTGACGGCGCCGCTGCGCGCTCTGCTGTCATCCCTGGGGCACGTGAGCTGGTCGGGGATCACCGGCTACGTGCTGGGGCGGCGGATCGTCGGCGGGGGATCGGCGCGCTCGGTCGTCTTCGGGTTGCTGGCCGCCTCCGGCCTGCATGCTGCCTACAACCTGCCGCAGTTCCTGGATCCCGACGAGGCGCTGCTCACGCCGTACTTTGGCCTGGCCGTCGCCGTCTGGGCGTTGGGCGTCGGGATCTACTTCCTCTTGCTGCGGAAGGCGCTCCGCGCCTCGCCCTTCAGGCGGGATCAACTGGCGCGTCGGCCCCTCGCCGCCGCCGAGGCCGAACCCGGCGGATAA
- a CDS encoding DUF3592 domain-containing protein, giving the protein MTGLAELFLLFKRDFWALFGAIWLLCGVGFLVIGGGLALAEGSLLPLAAGVVITAVGGTVVRRAYERIRLEQYLRREGRAVEGEVIAVEQTRMRYNGRFQWRLTYRYADGTGEQHRGQSGYLEPDEAAEWKVGDAVLVRIDPSRPARSVWVGRPEESPT; this is encoded by the coding sequence GTGACCGGCCTGGCGGAGCTCTTCCTGCTCTTCAAGCGGGACTTCTGGGCGCTCTTCGGTGCGATCTGGCTGCTGTGCGGCGTCGGGTTCCTGGTCATCGGGGGCGGCCTGGCCCTCGCCGAGGGCTCCCTTCTCCCGCTGGCCGCCGGTGTCGTGATCACCGCCGTCGGCGGGACGGTCGTGCGGCGGGCCTACGAGCGCATCCGGCTCGAGCAGTACCTGCGCCGCGAGGGGCGCGCCGTGGAGGGCGAGGTGATCGCCGTCGAGCAGACCCGCATGCGCTACAACGGGCGCTTTCAGTGGAGACTCACCTACCGGTACGCCGATGGCACGGGGGAGCAGCACCGCGGCCAGAGCGGATACCTGGAGCCGGACGAGGCGGCGGAGTGGAAGGTGGGGGATGCCGTCCTCGTCCGGATTGATCCCAGCCGCCCGGCGCGGAGCGTCTGGGTGGGCAGGCCGGAAGAGTCGCCGACCTGA
- a CDS encoding NADH-quinone oxidoreductase subunit B family protein: MEVIDALPGGGVILTKVEEVLNWGRAASVWPLTFGLACCAIEMMQFMATRFDADRVGIIPRGTPRQADCIIVAGRATIKIAPIIRRLWEQMPEPKYVVSMGSCATCGGPFYYDNYSILKGIDQIIPVDVYVPGCPPRPEALYEGFLKLQEKIRKEPFLRRRIAAAAQAGG, from the coding sequence CTGGAGGTCATCGACGCCCTGCCCGGCGGCGGGGTGATCCTGACCAAGGTGGAGGAAGTCCTGAACTGGGGGCGCGCCGCCTCGGTCTGGCCGCTGACCTTCGGGCTGGCCTGCTGCGCCATCGAGATGATGCAGTTCATGGCCACCCGCTTCGACGCCGACCGGGTGGGCATCATCCCGCGCGGCACGCCACGCCAGGCCGACTGCATCATCGTCGCCGGTCGGGCCACGATCAAGATCGCCCCCATCATCCGCCGGCTGTGGGAGCAGATGCCGGAACCGAAATACGTCGTCTCCATGGGATCCTGCGCCACCTGCGGCGGGCCCTTCTACTACGACAACTACTCGATCCTGAAGGGGATCGACCAGATCATCCCGGTGGACGTCTACGTCCCGGGCTGTCCGCCCCGTCCCGAGGCGCTCTATGAGGGGTTCCTGAAACTGCAGGAGAAGATCCGCAAGGAGCCCTTCCTGCGCCGCCGGATCGCCGCCGCGGCGCAGGCCGGCGGATAG
- a CDS encoding NADH-quinone oxidoreductase subunit C, protein MSWELAEKLRARFPDLELFPRPGAAEHHGEPAGPAPPAPSAGPEGGASPGGAPARPAPRRPAHEAPPAFLTPGVFVPRERLLEVCRALAGDPEFGLSYLSFVSAIDRPAAGQLEVLYHLYSHRTKEELALKVRVDRAHPVVPSVTSIWDGANWHEREAYDLFGIVFEGHPNLRRIMMTDDWVGHPLRKDYVYQDPPWLVEAAKQRQKDLEGLGLGERA, encoded by the coding sequence ATGAGCTGGGAGCTCGCCGAAAAGTTGCGGGCCAGGTTTCCGGACCTCGAGCTGTTCCCCCGGCCCGGAGCGGCGGAGCATCACGGGGAGCCGGCCGGCCCCGCCCCGCCGGCTCCGTCCGCCGGTCCGGAAGGCGGCGCCTCCCCCGGCGGAGCGCCCGCCCGTCCGGCCCCCCGACGCCCGGCCCACGAGGCCCCGCCGGCGTTCCTCACGCCGGGGGTCTTCGTCCCGCGCGAACGCCTGCTGGAAGTCTGCCGGGCGCTGGCGGGCGACCCGGAGTTCGGCCTGTCGTACCTGTCCTTCGTCAGCGCCATCGATCGCCCAGCGGCGGGGCAGCTGGAGGTGCTCTACCACCTCTACTCCCACCGAACGAAGGAGGAACTGGCCCTCAAGGTGCGCGTGGACCGCGCCCACCCCGTCGTGCCCTCGGTGACCTCGATCTGGGACGGCGCAAACTGGCACGAGCGGGAAGCCTACGATCTGTTCGGGATCGTCTTCGAGGGACATCCCAATCTCCGGCGGATCATGATGACCGACGACTGGGTCGGCCATCCCCTGCGCAAGGACTACGTCTACCAGGATCCGCCGTGGCTGGTCGAGGCGGCGAAACAGCGGCAGAAAGACCTCGAAGGCCTGGGGCTGGGCGAACGCGCCTGA
- a CDS encoding DUF350 domain-containing protein, with the protein MTWLVASILQATPPFGIPTGPDYGRVLLNAAFMIFWVIVSGVAFAIMAPIAMRVFNRVTPGIDEMAELKRGNTAVALVQGATILAMALLVVAVILK; encoded by the coding sequence ATGACCTGGTTGGTGGCGTCCATCCTGCAGGCCACGCCGCCCTTTGGCATCCCGACCGGTCCCGACTACGGCCGGGTGCTGCTCAACGCGGCCTTCATGATCTTCTGGGTGATCGTCTCCGGCGTGGCCTTCGCCATCATGGCGCCCATCGCCATGCGCGTGTTCAACCGCGTGACCCCCGGCATCGACGAGATGGCCGAGCTGAAGCGCGGCAACACGGCCGTGGCCCTGGTCCAGGGGGCGACGATCCTGGCCATGGCGCTGCTGGTCGTCGCCGTCATCCTGAAGTAG
- a CDS encoding NADH-quinone oxidoreductase subunit D, translating to MALRTEELILNMGPQHPSTHGVLRLIVTLDGENIVDAQPDIGYLHSSVEKMMESRTYLQNIALVDRGMDYLTAMANEEVWVLAVERLAKIEVPLRARYIRTIMLELQRISSHLIWWGTFGIDLGAFTAFLWAMRERERIMDLFESSTGGRLHHVYFRLGGVNEDLPEGWTDRCAEFCDYFLSRLPEYDQLLTGNPIFQARTRGVGVLPLEKAVAMGASGPVARASGLAYDVRKAHPYEVYDRVQFDVPVRTAGDCFARYEVRMEEMRQSVRIIRQCLEQLPPGEIRSKVQVNVKVPAGEVYARTESPRGDLGIYLVADGSEKPYRVKIRAPAFSNLYALTEMMRGWKVADVIAILGSIDIVLSDVDR from the coding sequence ATGGCCCTCCGCACCGAAGAGCTGATCCTGAACATGGGCCCGCAGCATCCCAGTACCCACGGCGTGCTGCGCCTCATCGTCACCCTGGACGGCGAGAACATCGTGGACGCCCAGCCGGACATCGGCTACCTCCACTCCTCCGTGGAGAAGATGATGGAGTCGCGCACCTACCTCCAGAACATCGCCCTGGTGGACCGCGGCATGGACTACCTGACGGCGATGGCCAACGAGGAGGTCTGGGTCCTGGCCGTGGAGCGCCTGGCGAAGATCGAGGTCCCCCTGCGCGCCCGCTACATCCGCACCATCATGCTGGAGCTGCAGCGCATCAGCAGCCACCTCATCTGGTGGGGGACCTTCGGGATCGATCTGGGCGCCTTCACCGCGTTCCTGTGGGCGATGCGCGAGCGCGAACGCATCATGGACCTCTTCGAATCCAGCACCGGGGGCCGGCTGCACCACGTCTATTTTCGGCTGGGCGGAGTGAACGAGGACCTGCCTGAAGGCTGGACCGACCGGTGCGCCGAGTTTTGCGACTACTTCCTCTCCCGGCTGCCCGAGTACGACCAGCTCCTCACCGGCAACCCCATCTTCCAGGCCCGGACCAGGGGCGTGGGCGTGCTGCCCCTGGAGAAGGCCGTGGCCATGGGCGCCTCCGGTCCCGTGGCGCGGGCCTCGGGGCTGGCCTATGACGTGCGCAAGGCCCATCCCTACGAGGTCTACGACCGCGTGCAGTTCGACGTCCCCGTGCGCACCGCCGGGGACTGTTTCGCCCGGTACGAGGTGCGCATGGAGGAGATGCGCCAGAGCGTGCGGATCATCCGGCAGTGCCTGGAGCAGCTGCCTCCGGGGGAGATCCGCAGCAAAGTCCAGGTGAACGTCAAGGTGCCCGCCGGGGAGGTCTACGCACGGACCGAATCGCCGCGCGGCGACCTGGGGATCTACCTGGTGGCGGACGGCTCGGAGAAACCCTACCGGGTGAAGATCCGGGCGCCGGCCTTCAGCAATCTCTACGCCCTGACGGAGATGATGCGGGGGTGGAAGGTGGCGGACGTCATCGCCATCCTGGGGAGCATCGACATCGTCCTGAGCGACGTGGACCGATGA
- a CDS encoding BTAD domain-containing putative transcriptional regulator yields the protein MSRPRLLARLAGAERKRLVLVVADSGYGKTTLLAQWGATLPTHIAQVWYGARSTDAVARTFTRRLAALLAEFVALERPARSLEEVLDGLEREVVLVLDDVHHLGPQGLTVIRTLLEHPRLHLVLASRDAVDLPLARLRIQGQIVELTAADLAFTRDEILALGISGDPDALLRQTQGWPAAFVLLRLGAEAHPSATRRDLFTLLAEEVWPRLAPDERLVLQAAAVAGSVTVDLVGHLLGRDAGGAVLEAFTQRGWLSRSAEDRYQMHNLFREFVLTRLPERDRTALAGRALQWWVERGEAEEAGAVSPLCSIEVRRRFLVSHGALIARAGGAAALRNALEQLPYDPGEPAEIITLRGRLDNLEGRFDEALRWLDLAQTRAAQTRNWRMLARSSAYEAEIHGHRGAFADAALALRSALTTIGNRDPAGRAELEGFLAYELFQLGQIQEAFEMIERARAWFAEHDSRQQESILIRRRGAMHSMRGELAEAVRWEQRALLRFRQMREPLGEANVAMNMGQTLLWAGRFTEARVELETALAIARRHGLMGMVEQILLARAEVEVEVNGTIPDIPETHESERDLFLWRLLAARAARRQGELHRAWQELGAARPLLAPLSPTYRLRLEVEEGALHLVERNVARALRLLEPAVEALWDGPLRVESYLPRLHRAYARLLDGRPEDVKADLTMLLSWRSEADLGALWGRETWAAVPVLEFARREGIERGYAASLLERFGSPAAKDAKPKIRVGILGPLRVEREGTPIDEDAFGRPQVRQLLGYLALHHPRAVPATELVEALWPQAKTIEESSLYTTVSRLRRVLGRETVVKDGTGYRLGPGVAVDAEAFTRALSIRPPRWADLSALYRGDLLADLPLAEWCFLARDTFRNRFIDAAVGAGEAALAQRDHTSARQAFERALEIDPTCEPALQGLMRLLVVTGDPARALRLFQRFSETLQRELGLAPSEETLRLARRLAG from the coding sequence GTGTCGCGGCCCCGCCTCCTCGCCCGGCTCGCGGGCGCGGAACGCAAGCGTCTCGTCCTGGTCGTGGCCGACAGCGGCTACGGGAAGACGACGCTCCTGGCGCAGTGGGGGGCAACGCTTCCCACCCACATCGCGCAGGTGTGGTACGGCGCGCGCTCGACCGACGCCGTCGCCCGCACCTTCACACGGCGGCTGGCGGCGCTCCTGGCGGAGTTCGTCGCGCTCGAGCGCCCGGCCCGGTCGCTGGAGGAAGTCCTGGACGGCCTGGAGCGCGAGGTGGTCCTGGTGCTGGACGACGTCCACCACCTCGGCCCCCAGGGACTGACGGTGATCCGGACGCTGCTCGAGCACCCCCGCCTGCATCTCGTCCTGGCCAGCCGCGACGCCGTTGACCTCCCGCTGGCGCGGCTGCGCATCCAGGGACAGATCGTCGAACTCACGGCCGCCGATCTGGCCTTCACGCGCGATGAGATCCTGGCCCTCGGGATCAGCGGAGATCCCGATGCGCTGTTGCGCCAGACCCAGGGCTGGCCGGCGGCGTTCGTCCTGCTGCGGTTGGGCGCGGAGGCGCATCCCTCGGCCACGCGCCGCGATCTGTTCACCCTGCTGGCCGAGGAGGTCTGGCCCCGCCTCGCTCCCGACGAGCGCCTGGTCCTGCAGGCGGCGGCGGTGGCCGGGAGCGTCACCGTCGACCTCGTCGGGCATCTCCTGGGCCGGGACGCGGGAGGGGCGGTCCTGGAGGCCTTCACACAGCGGGGATGGCTGAGTCGCAGCGCGGAAGACCGGTATCAGATGCACAATCTGTTCCGGGAGTTCGTGCTGACCCGTCTTCCCGAGCGGGACCGCACGGCCCTCGCCGGGCGCGCCCTGCAGTGGTGGGTGGAACGGGGTGAGGCCGAGGAGGCCGGGGCGGTCAGCCCGCTGTGCTCGATCGAGGTGCGCCGGCGGTTCCTGGTCAGCCACGGCGCGCTGATCGCGCGCGCCGGCGGCGCGGCGGCGCTCCGGAACGCCCTGGAGCAGCTGCCCTACGACCCCGGCGAGCCCGCAGAGATCATCACCCTCCGCGGACGCCTGGACAATCTGGAGGGCCGCTTTGACGAGGCGCTGCGGTGGTTGGACCTGGCCCAGACCCGGGCCGCGCAGACCAGGAACTGGCGGATGCTGGCGCGCTCCTCGGCCTACGAGGCGGAGATCCACGGCCATCGCGGCGCGTTCGCCGACGCGGCGCTCGCCCTGCGCAGCGCCCTGACGACGATCGGGAACCGGGATCCGGCAGGCCGCGCGGAGCTCGAGGGGTTTCTGGCCTATGAGCTGTTCCAGCTTGGGCAGATCCAGGAGGCCTTCGAGATGATCGAGCGCGCGCGGGCCTGGTTCGCCGAGCACGACAGCAGGCAGCAGGAGTCCATCCTGATCCGGCGGCGGGGCGCGATGCACTCGATGCGCGGCGAGCTGGCCGAGGCCGTTCGATGGGAGCAGCGGGCCCTGCTGCGCTTTCGACAGATGCGCGAGCCGCTTGGCGAAGCGAACGTGGCGATGAACATGGGGCAGACTCTCCTGTGGGCCGGCCGCTTCACCGAGGCCCGCGTTGAACTGGAGACCGCGCTGGCCATCGCCAGGCGCCACGGCCTCATGGGCATGGTCGAGCAGATCCTGCTGGCGCGGGCTGAGGTCGAGGTCGAGGTCAACGGAACCATCCCCGACATTCCGGAGACACATGAATCGGAAAGGGACCTGTTCCTCTGGCGCCTCCTGGCCGCGCGCGCTGCCCGCCGTCAGGGCGAACTCCACCGGGCCTGGCAGGAGTTGGGCGCGGCACGGCCGCTGCTGGCTCCGCTATCACCAACCTATCGGCTCCGGCTCGAGGTCGAAGAAGGCGCGCTGCACCTGGTCGAGCGCAACGTGGCCCGGGCCCTGCGCCTGCTGGAACCGGCCGTCGAGGCTCTCTGGGACGGCCCGCTGCGCGTCGAAAGCTACCTCCCCCGTCTGCACCGGGCCTACGCCAGACTTCTCGATGGACGCCCGGAAGACGTGAAGGCGGATCTGACCATGTTGCTGTCCTGGCGCTCCGAAGCCGACCTCGGGGCGCTGTGGGGTCGCGAAACGTGGGCTGCGGTGCCCGTGCTCGAATTCGCCCGCCGGGAGGGAATCGAGCGCGGATACGCCGCGTCCCTCCTCGAGCGTTTTGGATCACCTGCCGCGAAGGATGCAAAACCAAAGATCCGTGTGGGCATCCTGGGCCCGCTCCGGGTGGAGCGTGAGGGGACGCCGATCGACGAGGACGCCTTCGGCCGTCCTCAGGTCCGCCAGCTCCTCGGCTATCTCGCCCTGCACCACCCGCGCGCCGTGCCCGCGACCGAACTGGTGGAAGCACTCTGGCCGCAGGCCAAAACCATCGAAGAGAGCTCACTCTACACGACCGTGTCGCGCCTGCGCCGCGTGCTGGGAAGAGAGACGGTGGTGAAGGACGGCACGGGATACCGCCTGGGGCCCGGCGTGGCAGTAGACGCCGAGGCCTTCACGCGTGCCCTAAGTATCCGTCCCCCGCGCTGGGCCGACCTCTCGGCGCTCTACCGCGGGGATCTCCTCGCCGATCTGCCGCTTGCCGAGTGGTGCTTCCTGGCCCGCGATACGTTCCGGAATCGCTTCATCGACGCTGCGGTCGGCGCCGGCGAAGCCGCCCTGGCCCAACGGGACCACACCTCGGCGCGCCAGGCCTTCGAACGGGCGCTCGAGATCGACCCCACCTGCGAGCCCGCGCTGCAGGGCCTGATGCGCCTCCTCGTTGTGACCGGCGACCCGGCCCGGGCCCTGCGCCTGTTCCAGCGGTTCTCGGAGACGCTCCAGCGAGAGCTCGGTCTGGCACCGAGCGAGGAGACGCTCCGCCTGGCCAGGCGTCTCGCCGGGTGA
- a CDS encoding SUF system NifU family Fe-S cluster assembly protein, producing the protein MALDDLYRELILDHYSHPRNRGELPDPDIKVEGANPLCGDELAIYVKLAEGRIAEVRFVGRGCSISQASASMMTEQIKGKTLEEARRLSGRFRAWMAGEAVGEEDLGDLLALQGVRKFPVRVKCATLSWVALEQGVDEFQRGKGIAATKATSE; encoded by the coding sequence ATGGCGCTCGATGACCTCTACCGCGAGCTGATCCTCGACCACTACAGCCATCCGCGCAACCGCGGAGAGTTGCCCGACCCCGACATCAAGGTGGAGGGGGCCAACCCCCTGTGCGGGGACGAGCTCGCCATCTACGTGAAACTGGCGGAGGGAAGGATCGCCGAGGTGCGCTTCGTCGGCCGTGGCTGCTCCATCAGCCAGGCCTCCGCGTCGATGATGACCGAGCAGATCAAGGGCAAGACGCTCGAGGAGGCCCGGCGCCTGTCCGGCCGGTTTCGGGCCTGGATGGCGGGCGAGGCGGTGGGGGAGGAGGACCTGGGCGATCTCCTGGCCCTCCAGGGCGTGCGCAAGTTCCCCGTCCGCGTGAAATGCGCGACGCTGTCCTGGGTGGCGCTGGAGCAGGGCGTAGACGAGTTCCAGCGCGGGAAGGGCATCGCCGCGACGAAGGCCACCTCGGAGTAG